The Akkermansia sp. RCC_12PD genome contains the following window.
GGGCGGAAGCCCGCGCGCGGTCTTCCTCCAAGGCGACCAACACCGGCCTGTCCGGCAGGGAGCGCACCAGCTCCTCCCATTGCTCCTCCCCCCATTCACTGGCAGTCCCCAGCGTGGAAAACGGAGCGACCAGAATGGGAGCGCCCTCCCCGGCATCCGCCTTTTTCGCGGTAAACATGGAAGGGTTCCAGATGTCCAGGCCATGCAAATCCCCCAGCTGCAAATAGGGCCGGACACGGTGGACGGGAGGAGCCGCCTTCAGCACGGGAGCTTTTACCCGGAACTTGTACTTCCGGCATCCGGGATGGGTGTCCAGGCCGGAAAACATCATGGGGCCATACGGTGCCAGAGCCTTGAGGGTTTCCATATCCTGGTCCAGCATGACGCCCAGATCCAGGGGGCCTTCATTGTAAAACTCATCCGCGGCCAATGCTTCCCGGAGCTGCTTCAGGGAATCATGCGGCAGGACATGGGCCACTTCCTCAAATGTTTTCCAAACGCCCGCCTGGTCGGACGGGCAGATGACGCTCACCTGCATGTCCGGCCTGGCGCCCTTCAGCGCCCTGATCAATGGAACGGTCAGCAAGGCTTCATCCAGAGCCCTGGGAACGGCCACCAAAATGCGGTACGGCTTCAGTTCCATCTTCTCCAAAAGCCTGAACGTCTTTTCATCCCTGGGAGCAAAACGGTCGATGGACTTCCAGCGGTGGTGCATCCAGAACACGTCCAGAACGGACTTGCCGATCAACTTTTCCAAATGCCTGTTCACCTCCACAGTATCCCCGGCCAGGGAACCGTCGGAACCGGAAAAATCCATCACATTGCCCATATCCGCGATCCAGTGGCCCGGCTTGTCCGTACGCACGGCAATCGCCACCATGTCCGCCCCGGTCCGCTTGCGCAGCAGGGCGGGCAGCGGCGTCGTTCCGGTCACCTTGCCGAAGAAGGGCACATACACCCCTTCCCAGACGAACTGGTCGCTCAGAACGCCCAGCGCGCCCCCTTCCTTGAGCATCTTCATTGGCGCCTTGATGCCGCCCTCCTTGGAAAACATCTGCGTGCCCCGCTCCGTGCGGCGCCTGTACATGTATTCCTCCATCAGAGGATTGTCAAACTGGCGGTACATGGAGCCGTAACGCTCAATCTCCGGATAAAACACGCGTATTCTCGCCAGCACCTCCCAATTTCCGGAATGGGCAATGGCGCACACCTGCCCGCGCCCTTCCAGCACAGGCCGGGCAAAGGCCTCGTGCCCCGTGATTTCCACGCACTTTTTCAACTGGTCATCCGTCAGAATGGCCGTCTTGGCGGAACACAGGAAATTGGCGATCGTCCTCTTGAAATTCTCCTTGCCCAGCTTCTTCAGCTCCCTGCCGCGCAAGGCCGGATTCAGGGCGATGCGCAGATTCCTTTCCACAATCTTCCGGCGCTGTGGCAGCAAATGCCATGCCGCGCCGCCGGCCACGCGCCCCAGGCGGAACAGCGTCTTCATGCCCACAAGCTTCAGCAGCCCCTCCATCAGCAGGAATCCCTTCATCCCCGCATAATGGACAAACGCCTTCCGGGAGGAAGGGGGAGGATCGGATGAAAGAGAGCTCGCCATAAGAAAACCGGAGTGAATGTTATACAAATCCGCGCCGGTCCACAAACCCTTTATTCAATAGCTCCGGGCTTCATCACGACTTTCCGGCGCGCCGTTACGGAAAAACGGCTCTTTTTCCGCCATTTCCTGCTTCCTGACACCTGGTTCCCGGAGAGGAAAAGGCAGCCCATTCCTCCGCTGAAGAAGACTCCTTTTTCCCGGCGCTCCCGGGAGCGGCCCGCAACAATTTTCCTTTCGGTAAAGAAATGACTTTACAATTCTTAACCAAACGGTATATTCCGTCTCCCGAACCGAACACCAAACCGGAGTTATACACCATGAAAGTTCTTTCTTCCTTAGCCTCTATGAAGCGCCGCCACGCAGACTGCCAAATCGTGAAGCGCAAGGGCACGCTGTATGTGATTTGCAAGAGCAATCCCAAATTCAAGGCCCGCCAGGGCGCCACGGCAGGTACGCGTCTTTCCAAGAAGGGCGTCAAGTAAACCCTGGCCCAACACAGATTTAAAAAAGACCGCCGCCCGCCGGGTGCCGGTCTTTTTTTGGTGACCGAACTCCTTCCTACATGCCCATGCAGCTTCCCTACGTCCAAACCAGATTCCTGGACCTTCCCGGCTCCTTCCCCCTGAGGAACGGCGCCGTGGTGGAGAAAGTGCGCATCGCCTATGAGCAGTACGGAACCCCGTCGCCGGAAAAGGACAACGTCATCCTGCTGTTCCATGCCCTTTCCGGCAGCCAGCACGCCTACGGCTATAACCCGGACGTGCCGGGCATCGGCGCCCTCTGGAAACCGGAAAACCATGAAGGCTGGTGGAACAGCATCATCGGCCCCGGAAAACCTCTGGACACGGACCGCTTCTGCATCATCTGCGCCAACTACCTGGGGGGCTGCTACGGCACGACCGGCCCCGCCAGCACCAGCCCCGTGGACAACCTGCCCTACGGCTCCCGCTTCCCGCATGTGGAAGTGGCGGACCAGGCCCGCTTGCAGGCGCTGCTGCTGGACAGCCTGGGGATTGAACGTGTGCATCTGGTCGGTCCGTCCGTGGGCGGCCTGATTGCCCTGAGCCTTGCCTGCCAGTTCCCGGCACGCGTCAAAAGCTTTATTTCAATCGGTTCCGGCTACAGGGCCTCCATCGAACACCGCCTCTCCCTGTTTGAACAAATCCTGGCCATTGAACTGGACCCGGATTTCCGGGGCGGAGACTATTACCAGGGCCCTTTCCCCAAAAAAGGGCTGGCCTTCGCCCGCATCATCGGCCACAAATCCTTCGTTTACCAGGAAGGGCTGGAACAGCGCGCCAGAAAGGAAGTGGGCGGCCAGTCCGGCATGCTTGCGTGGCTGAAGCCCACCCGCAGCACGCAAAGCTACATGCTGCACCAGGGCACCAAATTTGCGGAACGCTTTGACGCCAACTCCTACCTACGCATTGCGGATATGTGGGCGGAATTCGATATCCGCGACCACACGCCGGAAGGTACGTTTTCCGCCGCGCTGGAAGGATTCCGCCGGGAAACAATTCCCGCCCTCATCTTTTCCATTGATACGGACTGCTGCTTCCGTCCGGCGGAACAACAGGACTTTGCGAACCAAATGGAAAAAGCCGGCATTCCCGCGGAATTCCATACCATCATTTCCACCAAGGGGCATGACTCCTTCCTACTGGAACCGGAACTTTACGCGAAACCGATCCGCCGCATTCTGGGATAATACCCGGTATGCCGCAGTCTGGAAATGCCGATTCTGCGGCCTTACGGATTTTCAGCGATATTGCGCTCCGGCCTCCGCTCCGCAACAATTCCGGGCCTCGAAAAGCGGGAACCTTCCGCTACCAAGTCCCCAGGCTCCGGAAACATAAACCGCGGTAACCCGGCGTTTTCCCTGTTTTTTTTACAACCTCGCCCGCCGGGAGCGGCAGGATTGCCGCCCTTCCCGTCCGCAATTCTTCCGGCACGGAGCTATGGTCGTCCGGAACATGAAGCATCCCCCAGAGAGATACCGTAATCACCGGAACAGGCCGCATTCTCTCCCCTTCCCTGTTTTCTTCCCTAATAATTCAGGGACAAAACTGACAAACTGCGGATGAGTCCGCACCCGGCATTTCCTGTCATACCATTATGACTGATGATAAATATACTTCCCGCACGGAAAACGTGGGGCAATTCCGCTGTGAAACCACGTACGCCCGCTCTGAGGAAAAAACATTTACAGACCTGTCCGCCAGTTACGGAGGCAGGGAAAAATACCCCACTCCCGGCATGCTGCTGGGGGCTACGCTCTCTTCCTGCATGATGAGCCTGCTTTCCGTAATTGCGGCCAGAAAAGAAGTTGACTTGAGGGGGATGCGCATCCTGGCCCATGCCGTGGAATCTGAAAAAGGCATTGAAAAAATTGAACTGAAAGCCGTCATGCCCCTGGACGGCAGCCATCCGCTGCGCTCCATGCTGGAAAAAGCCGCCATGACCTGCCCGGTCCGCCGGGCTCTGCATCCGGATCTGGAAACCCCCATCGAATGGGAATGGAGGAAATAGGGAGTTCCCTTGCTCCAGGCAGGCCTGCACAGGCTGCCCGCTGATCAAGTCAGGGCCGCCCCGGTTCCTCCGGGACGGCCCTGCCAGCCATGGGAGAATTCTTCCGATTCTCCTTTTCTGAATACCACCCTAGAAATTGTAGCGGTAGCCGATGCTTCCGTTCAGGGAGCTGGAACCGCTGCGGATGTCCGCGTTCCCCTCCATGAAGATCACTCCCTGGTACCCTACCGGAACGCTCAGGCCCACTCCGGCCTGGAACGCCGTGGAGCCCACCTTGGCCCCGTACACCGGGCGCGTGTAGCCCGGATCGGCCAGGAAGCCCACATTGGCCTGCCCGCGGCGGTCGCCCATGTCCTGAGAGACGTTGACACGCACCTCGCCCAGCGCCTCGCGGCCGAAGATGTTGGAACCCACCAGGCCGGAGAGCCTGGCGCCCACGGCCAGGGCGCCCGTGGTCAATTCCTGGTCTTCCACGCGCAGCCCGGCATTTCCGGCGGAACCGCTTTCACGGTAGCCGTCCATGCGCGTCGTGACGATGGAGGCGTTGAACAGGGGCTGGAGCACCACGCTCTTGTCCTCATTCAGCGGAATGTCGTACGCCAGTTCATACATGGCCCCGAAGCCCGCGCCCGTCGTACTGCCGTACCCCTGGTAGCTGCCCGTGCCATAGTCCACCGTGCGGGTGAGCTTGGCGTCGTTCCAGCCTCCCGTAAGCACCAGCAGGTGGGACCAGTTGCGGGACTGGTAGCGGGCAAAGAGGTTCACGTAGTAGCTGTCCAGGTCGCCGTCCGCGGTATCGGCCGCGCTGGCTGACAGGCTGCCGTAGTTGGCCGTGAACGCCGCTCCCAGCGTGAAGGAGTCGCTAAAATCCACGTCCATGCCCACGGTGCCTCCCCAGGTGGTGAGCTTGTAGCCGCTTTCATCCCCCTTGGTGTCCAGCTTGGCATAGGAACCCGTGCCCTGCATCCACATGTGGAAGTAGGGCATGTCTTCATTGACGTAGGCGGGGTTGACCCCCATCTGTGCCACGCGGTTGCGGACCCACAGCATCTGGTCCCGCAGGGAATCCCGCTGCGCGATGCCCAGGCTGGTGACGGTGGAGCCCGCGGCGGCGGCCAGCTTGCGGGCCGCTCCGGAATAATCCCCGCTGTTCTGGGAAACCAGTACGGACGTGTACAGGTCGCGCAGCGTGGAGCCTTCCGGCATGTTGTACCGGGAATTCCAGAGAATGTCGGATCCGGTTCCGGCATTCCTCGTCAGGGCGGAGTCGCGGAAGATGTTCTCCGTGCGCGCCTCGCCGGTGACGATGATGGCCGTCATGTTGTCATTGGTGGTCAGCTCCAGATTGTCGTACAGCGAGCTGAGGATCATGTCCTGCAGAGTGACGTTGTCCCCCAGGGAGACCAGGGCTCCGCCCGTCGTCTTGAACAATTCCAGGTTCAGCGTGGAAGTGTCTCCGGAAACCAGCGTATCCAGATTGCTCATGACCAGCGTGACTTCCCCCGTTCCGTCCCCCAGCACAATGCTGCCGCTGGAGGTCACGAAGGGAGCGCCCAAGCCGTCCACCGTCGTGGAGGACGTGGTGATGGTCACCGTGCTGTTCCCCGTTACGCGCAGGCCGTCCGTACCGAGCGTCAACTGGGTCTTGGGCACGTCCGTGCTGCCTATATTGAGCGTTCCGCCGTTCACGGTAATGCCCTTGTAGGAAGCCGTGGCCGGGTCTCCGCTTCCCGCGGAAGCCCCGGCCAGGGTCAGCGAACCGCCGTCGCTGACATTCAGGTTATAGCCGGCATTGCCCGCTCCCTGGATGGTCTGCACGCTTCCGTTGCCTGATTTGAAATTAAGCGTGCCGGAAGCGCCGTCCAGGGTTCCCGTGAAGGAATGGGACGCACTGGAATTGACCGTCATTTCCGCACCGCCCAGCTTCAGCGCGCCGCCGCCCGCCAGGCCGGAAACATTGTTCGTGGAGCCGGCGGCCGTTGAAAGGGCGGAACCCTCGCGAATGTCCAGCAGAACGCCGTCCAGGGAGGAACCGTTCCCCAGCGTCAGGGAGGAATCCGTACCCGTCCCGCCCAAGGTCAATGTGCCGTCTCCGGAAATAGTGACGTCCGTCACATGGCTTCCCGCCGCCTGTCCGGTGACAACCAGCAGCGCTCCGCGTCCCAGGTCCAGCGTACCGCCGCCCGTTCCGGAAGACAGGGTTTCCACCGTCGTCGTGCGGGAGGCGCCGTCATTCCGGCCGCCCAGCGTGATGTCTCCTCCGGCCAGGTTCAGCGTGGAAAGGCTGTTGGCCGCGCCGTTCAGCACGATTTCCCCTTCCGTGGAACTCAGCATGGAATCGTTCCCCGTGAAATTGCCCTCCACCGTCAGCGTTTCCGCTCCTTTCTTGATAAAGTCCACGTGGTCCCCGCTGATGGTGCCTCCGTAGCTGTTGCTTCCGGCGTCAATATTCTGGACCAGGTCCACCACGGCGTGGTTTGACGCGGCATCCGCCGCCGTATTCGTCACCACCAGGGAGGCGTTGCTGCCGATCAGGTTGCTGACCTTCAAGCCGTCCCCGTTCCGGGAAGCGTCCGGAGCGCCCTCTAGGCTCACATGGAGCGTGGCGCCGTTGATGCCGACGGCCTTGTAGGGGTCCAGCGTCGCGTAATTGTCGATGTAGGGATTGTCCGAAGTGGGCGTCGTATCCACCAGATAAGTCAGGTCCGTATTGCCGCTGACCATCAGCGTTCCGTCCGCTCCCAGCACCTCCGTGACGGCATAGCCCAGGGAGGCCAGCAGCGGGGAGAAGGATATCTGCCTGTAATTATCCACGGACAGGGTTCCCGTGGTCAGCACCAGCCCTACGCCGTCAATGGATTCCCGGTTGGCGGCAAGCAGGTCCAGCACTGCCTGGTTACTCAGGTTGATCGTCGTGGTAGCGGAGGAAAGCGTGAGGC
Protein-coding sequences here:
- the ykgO gene encoding type B 50S ribosomal protein L36, whose protein sequence is MKVLSSLASMKRRHADCQIVKRKGTLYVICKSNPKFKARQGATAGTRLSKKGVK
- a CDS encoding glycosyltransferase family 9 protein, giving the protein MASSLSSDPPPSSRKAFVHYAGMKGFLLMEGLLKLVGMKTLFRLGRVAGGAAWHLLPQRRKIVERNLRIALNPALRGRELKKLGKENFKRTIANFLCSAKTAILTDDQLKKCVEITGHEAFARPVLEGRGQVCAIAHSGNWEVLARIRVFYPEIERYGSMYRQFDNPLMEEYMYRRRTERGTQMFSKEGGIKAPMKMLKEGGALGVLSDQFVWEGVYVPFFGKVTGTTPLPALLRKRTGADMVAIAVRTDKPGHWIADMGNVMDFSGSDGSLAGDTVEVNRHLEKLIGKSVLDVFWMHHRWKSIDRFAPRDEKTFRLLEKMELKPYRILVAVPRALDEALLTVPLIRALKGARPDMQVSVICPSDQAGVWKTFEEVAHVLPHDSLKQLREALAADEFYNEGPLDLGVMLDQDMETLKALAPYGPMMFSGLDTHPGCRKYKFRVKAPVLKAAPPVHRVRPYLQLGDLHGLDIWNPSMFTAKKADAGEGAPILVAPFSTLGTASEWGEEQWEELVRSLPDRPVLVALEEDRARASALAERLQVEMKAGAPEDLFPVMDAAAAAIAVDGVIPSLCSCRGLPTVTLFSTRLPDVCRPLGQFHRSLYSHRCCSPCFLRECDRGTPCNRSISVQEVLNALAEISGKS
- the metX gene encoding homoserine O-acetyltransferase, coding for MQLPYVQTRFLDLPGSFPLRNGAVVEKVRIAYEQYGTPSPEKDNVILLFHALSGSQHAYGYNPDVPGIGALWKPENHEGWWNSIIGPGKPLDTDRFCIICANYLGGCYGTTGPASTSPVDNLPYGSRFPHVEVADQARLQALLLDSLGIERVHLVGPSVGGLIALSLACQFPARVKSFISIGSGYRASIEHRLSLFEQILAIELDPDFRGGDYYQGPFPKKGLAFARIIGHKSFVYQEGLEQRARKEVGGQSGMLAWLKPTRSTQSYMLHQGTKFAERFDANSYLRIADMWAEFDIRDHTPEGTFSAALEGFRRETIPALIFSIDTDCCFRPAEQQDFANQMEKAGIPAEFHTIISTKGHDSFLLEPELYAKPIRRILG
- a CDS encoding OsmC family protein: MTDDKYTSRTENVGQFRCETTYARSEEKTFTDLSASYGGREKYPTPGMLLGATLSSCMMSLLSVIAARKEVDLRGMRILAHAVESEKGIEKIELKAVMPLDGSHPLRSMLEKAAMTCPVRRALHPDLETPIEWEWRK